The nucleotide window ATTTCTCAATACAGTATAAAAAAACTATATAATCCATATATTCTGTATTCTCACCATCAAATAATTTGATATATTTTATGCTAATGAGAGAGAGAAAAATATAAGAATAATTAAGATATATGCTTATGTGTATACAAAAAAATGTCCTCTTAAGCTAAATTTTACTTAAGAGAACATTTTTTATTTATGTAGTATAAAAATTGTGGGATATTTTAATTAGATTTATTATTTATTTAATTTATCTTTTGTTTCGTCAATAAAATCTTCGGCTTTTTCTTTAATATCTGAAGTCACTTCTTTTGTTTTACCAATAGCTTGATCTAAGATACCTTCAGCTTTTTGTTTATCATCACCACGTAAATCACCGACAGTCTCTTTTGTTTTACCTTTTATTTTGTCCGTATATCCTTTATCTGTCATAAAAATTCTCCTTCTCTATATTTATTTTGTTAGCTTTTTTTACCAGTAAATAATGACACGACAGCCACAACAATAACTGCTCCAAGGATGGATGGAATAAGTGCCATTCCAGCTAAAGATGGTCCAAATGAACCAAATAAAGATTGGCCAATTGAAGAACCAATTAAACCAGCAATAATATTAGCAATCCATCCCATAGATTTTCCTTTACTTGTTATAGCACCCGCTATAGCTCCGATAACTCCACCTATTATTAATGACCAAATGAAACCCATATATATCACTCCTCATCTAAAAATATTATTATTCTACT belongs to Vagococcus carniphilus and includes:
- a CDS encoding CsbD family protein codes for the protein MTDKGYTDKIKGKTKETVGDLRGDDKQKAEGILDQAIGKTKEVTSDIKEKAEDFIDETKDKLNK
- a CDS encoding GlsB/YeaQ/YmgE family stress response membrane protein, which gives rise to MGFIWSLIIGGVIGAIAGAITSKGKSMGWIANIIAGLIGSSIGQSLFGSFGPSLAGMALIPSILGAVIVVAVVSLFTGKKS